One Chryseobacterium indoltheticum DNA segment encodes these proteins:
- a CDS encoding aldo/keto reductase encodes MERRTFLKNSGLAAAGLMASSAVPAFASQLLKENSMEQFDNSGLGKRFRPKNKSGFGGVALGNGFNANPDIECLQSIEAAWNAGVRYFDTSPWYGLGLSEHRMGLFLKDKKRDEFTLSSKIGRILKPHDDFKLDGLWKGKLNFSYDYDYSAAGARKSVEDSLQRLGVASLDIVFIHDLSPDNKDMKGDWEKYFDIAAKGAMPELIKMREEGLIKGWGFGVNTIEPILKAIEVSDPDVFLSACQYSLIHHKDDLNKVFPKAAEKDISIVVGAPLCAGFLSGKDRYLYNGDFPAGVKEKLASLQRVANNHKVDIRTAALQFAAAPDVVSGVIPGAHTVKQAQENAASFKVKIPAGFWAELKKEKLIEENAPVPKG; translated from the coding sequence ATGGAAAGAAGAACTTTCTTAAAAAACAGCGGACTCGCAGCTGCAGGATTAATGGCATCATCTGCCGTTCCTGCTTTTGCATCCCAATTATTAAAAGAAAATAGTATGGAACAATTTGATAATTCAGGGCTTGGAAAAAGATTCAGACCAAAAAATAAATCAGGCTTTGGCGGGGTTGCTTTAGGAAACGGATTTAATGCCAATCCGGATATTGAATGTCTGCAATCCATTGAAGCAGCATGGAACGCCGGAGTTCGTTATTTTGACACTTCGCCTTGGTATGGTTTAGGTCTTAGCGAACACAGAATGGGATTATTTTTGAAAGATAAAAAACGTGACGAATTTACACTCTCCTCAAAAATCGGAAGAATTCTGAAGCCTCACGATGATTTCAAATTAGACGGCTTATGGAAAGGAAAACTCAATTTTTCTTATGACTACGATTATTCTGCTGCAGGAGCCAGAAAAAGTGTAGAAGATAGCTTGCAAAGATTGGGCGTTGCTTCATTAGACATTGTTTTCATTCATGATCTGTCTCCTGATAACAAAGATATGAAAGGCGATTGGGAAAAATATTTCGATATTGCCGCAAAAGGAGCGATGCCCGAATTGATCAAAATGCGTGAAGAAGGTTTGATTAAAGGCTGGGGATTTGGCGTAAACACGATTGAACCTATTTTAAAAGCCATCGAAGTTTCAGATCCCGATGTTTTCTTATCTGCTTGTCAGTATTCATTGATTCATCACAAAGATGATTTGAATAAAGTTTTCCCGAAAGCTGCTGAAAAAGATATTTCAATTGTTGTCGGTGCACCTTTGTGTGCAGGCTTTTTGTCCGGTAAAGACCGTTATTTATATAATGGAGACTTTCCAGCCGGAGTTAAAGAAAAACTAGCGTCTTTACAGCGTGTTGCCAATAATCATAAAGTAGATATAAGAACGGCTGCTCTTCAGTTTGCAGCTGCTCCGGACGTGGTTTCAGGAGTGATTCCGGGAGCTCACACCGTTAAACAGGCTCAGGAAAATGCAGCTTCATTTAAAGTGAAAATTCCTGCAGGTTTCTGGGCAGAATTAAAGAAAGAAAAGTTAATAGAAGAAAATGCACCCGTTCCAAAAGGATAA
- a CDS encoding DUF6261 family protein, whose product MKISLTRLSTKDLATLTQRIINTSDSGTYGVITNHPLLTELKTNYAGYDAVYAKETFSGRGGDVAGADRNRDIAFRSLKNFLNGYRKMANMPNYHLGEDLFEIFKTYSLNLDKMSYSSQTAQMKKLIEELETSENVQKLNALLLLPSFNEMKAKHEAFELLFAEQAGANANLRQMKNASAIRRDLERILKSFLYMIAAMKDIHDWRLLYADMNELVKAAKNSTLNKPNDNIQ is encoded by the coding sequence ATGAAAATTTCATTGACAAGGCTGAGTACGAAAGACTTGGCTACACTTACACAACGTATTATCAATACATCGGATTCCGGTACTTATGGAGTTATTACCAACCATCCGCTTCTTACAGAGCTCAAAACAAACTATGCAGGTTACGATGCTGTTTACGCCAAAGAAACATTCAGTGGTAGAGGCGGAGATGTTGCGGGCGCAGACAGAAATAGGGACATTGCTTTCAGAAGCTTAAAAAACTTCCTGAACGGATACCGGAAAATGGCTAACATGCCCAATTATCATCTTGGTGAAGATTTATTTGAGATTTTTAAAACCTACAGTCTCAATCTTGACAAAATGAGCTATTCATCCCAAACCGCACAGATGAAAAAGCTCATTGAAGAGCTTGAAACTTCGGAAAATGTTCAAAAGCTCAATGCACTGTTATTACTTCCATCTTTTAATGAAATGAAAGCTAAACATGAGGCTTTCGAATTGTTATTTGCAGAACAGGCAGGAGCAAATGCCAATCTCAGACAAATGAAAAATGCATCGGCAATACGCAGAGATCTCGAGAGAATCTTAAAATCTTTTCTGTACATGATTGCCGCCATGAAAGACATTCACGATTGGAGACTGTTGTATGCAGATATGAATGAACTGGTAAAAGCTGCAAAAAATTCCACGCTAAATAAACCCAACGATAACATACAATAA
- a CDS encoding chloramphenicol acetyltransferase, producing MKIIDIESWNRKEHYEFFSKMASPYFGFTTEVECTKAYNTAKENGISFFAYYLHKSMVAVNSVDELKLRIVDNQIILFDEVHGGSTIGRADGTFGFSFFHYSDDFETFNEGLQKEIKSVQNSTGLGISNDVLPINHIRHTTIPWRSFSALLHPTNFDPKECIPKITFGKFSIRDGKKYLPVSIEAHHGLADGIHLAKYIEEFERQLSL from the coding sequence ATGAAGATTATAGATATTGAAAGCTGGAACAGAAAAGAGCATTATGAGTTTTTTTCAAAAATGGCGAGCCCGTATTTTGGGTTTACAACAGAAGTTGAATGTACCAAAGCTTACAACACAGCCAAAGAAAATGGCATTTCTTTTTTTGCCTATTATCTTCATAAATCGATGGTTGCTGTAAATTCTGTAGACGAATTGAAATTGAGAATTGTTGACAATCAAATTATTTTATTCGATGAGGTACATGGGGGAAGCACAATTGGCAGAGCGGACGGAACTTTTGGATTTTCATTTTTTCATTATTCTGATGATTTTGAGACTTTTAACGAAGGACTTCAAAAAGAAATTAAATCGGTGCAAAATTCTACTGGTTTAGGAATAAGCAATGATGTGCTACCAATTAATCACATCAGACACACCACAATCCCATGGAGATCTTTCTCAGCTTTGCTTCATCCTACCAATTTCGATCCTAAAGAATGTATTCCGAAGATTACATTTGGGAAATTCAGTATTCGTGATGGCAAAAAGTATCTTCCTGTCTCTATTGAAGCTCACCACGGATTAGCAGACGGAATTCATTTAGCAAAATATATAGAAGAATTTGAAAGACAATTAAGCTTATAG
- a CDS encoding sugar MFS transporter, translating into MINNEVKSKRNYTIPLITITLLFFMWGFITCMNDILIPYLKQLFKLTFFESMLVQFCFFGAYFIGSLIYFLVSTSSGDPINKVGYKKGILFGIFLAAFGCILFYPAATFSSYGLFLGALFVLGLGFTVLQITANAYVSLLGSEDSASSRLNMTQAFNAFGTTIAPVLGGHLIFEFFSAADGSFSAVATRIPYLIFAGILLLVALLISRVKLPSFQTAEEEIEKGFGAFKFNHLKFGVFAMFCYVGGEVAVGSFIISFLEQPQIMNLSEVVSKNYLSLYWGGAMIGRFLGAISLNHSISQGKKALYMLGAAAAVFLVIFSIVDLTFSQISFFLVFIALNFVAFFVGKSAPARTLSIFAGINVLLLISAMLNHGELAMYSILGIGIFNSIMFSNIYTLAISGLGKYTSQGSSLVVMAILGGAIVPIFQGYLADVFGVQQSFIIPVFCYIAILIFGAYCTKYLSHVKQDADAKSGH; encoded by the coding sequence ATGATAAATAATGAAGTAAAATCTAAAAGGAATTATACCATTCCTCTGATTACCATTACGCTTTTATTTTTTATGTGGGGATTCATCACCTGTATGAATGACATCCTTATTCCATACCTGAAACAGCTTTTCAAACTGACCTTTTTCGAATCGATGTTAGTTCAGTTCTGTTTCTTTGGAGCTTATTTTATAGGTTCGCTAATTTACTTTTTGGTTTCCACATCAAGCGGAGATCCCATCAACAAAGTAGGTTACAAAAAAGGAATTCTTTTTGGGATTTTTCTTGCAGCTTTCGGATGTATTTTATTTTATCCGGCGGCAACATTCTCTTCTTACGGATTGTTTTTAGGCGCTTTATTTGTTCTTGGATTAGGCTTTACCGTTCTTCAGATTACTGCAAACGCTTATGTTTCGCTTTTAGGTTCGGAAGATTCTGCATCAAGCCGATTGAATATGACGCAGGCTTTCAATGCATTCGGAACAACGATCGCTCCGGTTTTGGGCGGACATTTAATTTTTGAATTCTTCTCTGCAGCAGACGGTTCATTCTCTGCTGTCGCAACAAGAATTCCTTATTTAATTTTTGCCGGAATTTTATTATTGGTGGCTTTATTGATTTCAAGAGTAAAGTTGCCATCTTTCCAAACTGCGGAAGAAGAAATCGAAAAAGGCTTTGGAGCTTTTAAGTTTAATCACTTAAAGTTCGGAGTTTTTGCGATGTTCTGTTATGTAGGTGGGGAAGTAGCGGTAGGAAGTTTTATCATCAGCTTTCTGGAGCAGCCTCAGATCATGAATCTTTCTGAAGTAGTAAGTAAAAACTATCTTTCTCTATATTGGGGTGGTGCAATGATCGGGCGCTTCTTAGGTGCTATTTCGTTAAATCATTCGATCAGTCAGGGGAAGAAAGCATTATATATGTTGGGAGCGGCAGCTGCGGTTTTCCTTGTGATCTTCAGCATTGTTGATCTTACGTTTTCACAAATAAGTTTCTTCCTGGTATTTATTGCTTTAAATTTTGTGGCATTCTTTGTAGGGAAGTCTGCTCCGGCAAGAACGTTATCGATCTTTGCAGGAATCAACGTTTTATTATTGATCTCAGCGATGTTAAATCACGGCGAACTGGCAATGTACAGCATTTTAGGAATCGGAATTTTCAACTCGATTATGTTCTCTAATATTTATACACTCGCTATTTCAGGATTAGGAAAATATACAAGTCAAGGATCTTCATTGGTCGTAATGGCTATTTTAGGAGGTGCGATTGTTCCTATTTTCCAGGGTTATTTAGCAGATGTTTTCGGAGTACAGCAATCATTTATTATTCCTGTGTTCTGTTATATTGCCATCTTAATTTTTGGTGCGTATTGTACTAAATATTTAAGCCATGTGAAACAAGATGCTGATGCAAAATCTGGACATTAA
- a CDS encoding aldo/keto reductase — MQYRKLGNSDLEISAITFGAWAAGGWMWGSTDRNDAIEAIKASYDVGVSSIDTAPIYGQGTSEEIVGEAIKGISRDKVQILTKFGMRWDLAKGDFAMHSKNNDGQDIDVYKYAGKESIIYECEQSLKRLGTDYIDLYQIHWPNSTTPIDETFEAVSRLIDQGKVRFAGVCNYNAQQMAEAEKTLNLVSNQIPFSMVNRGIEEETVPYCIDHNKSILAYSPLERGLLTGKITTDYKFQEGDHRAKLPHFQPEFIEKTNQLLDKIKPIAENHNASLGQLVLRWTIERPGITIALAGARNAEQAVQNAKAIDISLSKEELKTIDDLVNAF, encoded by the coding sequence ATGCAATACAGAAAATTAGGAAACAGCGATTTAGAAATTTCAGCAATCACCTTTGGAGCTTGGGCTGCAGGAGGTTGGATGTGGGGAAGTACAGATAGAAATGACGCTATTGAAGCGATAAAAGCTTCTTACGATGTTGGTGTGAGTTCTATTGATACGGCTCCTATTTACGGACAGGGAACAAGTGAAGAAATAGTGGGTGAAGCCATCAAAGGTATTTCACGTGATAAAGTACAGATTCTTACTAAATTCGGAATGCGTTGGGATTTGGCGAAAGGAGATTTTGCAATGCACAGCAAAAATAATGACGGACAAGATATTGATGTCTATAAATATGCAGGGAAAGAGAGCATCATCTATGAATGCGAACAAAGTTTAAAAAGATTAGGCACAGACTACATAGATCTATATCAAATTCACTGGCCCAATTCTACCACGCCGATTGATGAGACTTTTGAAGCCGTTTCAAGATTGATCGATCAGGGAAAGGTTCGTTTTGCCGGAGTTTGTAATTATAATGCTCAGCAAATGGCAGAGGCAGAAAAAACGTTGAATTTAGTTTCCAACCAGATTCCGTTTAGTATGGTTAATCGTGGAATTGAGGAAGAGACAGTTCCTTACTGTATAGATCACAATAAATCTATTTTGGCATACAGTCCTTTAGAAAGAGGTTTGCTGACAGGAAAAATAACTACAGATTACAAATTTCAGGAAGGAGATCATCGAGCAAAACTACCACACTTCCAGCCAGAGTTTATTGAAAAAACAAATCAGCTTTTAGATAAAATAAAACCAATTGCAGAAAATCATAATGCAAGTTTAGGGCAACTTGTTTTAAGATGGACGATAGAAAGACCTGGAATTACTATCGCTTTGGCAGGAGCCAGAAATGCGGAACAGGCTGTACAAAATGCAAAAGCAATTGATATTAGCTTAAGCAAAGAAGAATTGAAAACTATTGACGATCTGGTCAATGCTTTTTAA
- a CDS encoding NUDIX hydrolase has protein sequence MDSQQQFLKKSEEAKDLFLPHLSADPVVFGFDQSELKVLLLQMTYRKQWLLPGGYVKKEEDLDDAAKRVLKERAGISDVYLEEFAVFGKNKRSEVYFEDFDESLWQKQRFVSIGYYALYNPDNANLVVDELSDKCEWVYLSQLKDIDLAMDHREIIEKALLTLRERISYKPIGYNLLPEKFTLSELQKLYETILGKELNRGNFYRKIKNLGILRKLDEQRRGGAHKSPDLYSFDEENYKKALENGLNNW, from the coding sequence ATGGATTCACAACAACAATTTTTAAAGAAATCTGAGGAGGCAAAAGATCTTTTTCTTCCACACCTTTCTGCAGACCCTGTCGTTTTTGGCTTTGATCAAAGTGAATTAAAGGTTCTTCTCCTTCAGATGACCTATAGAAAGCAATGGCTTTTACCAGGCGGTTACGTAAAAAAAGAAGAAGATTTAGACGATGCCGCTAAGCGCGTTTTAAAAGAAAGAGCAGGAATTTCAGATGTATATTTGGAAGAGTTTGCCGTTTTTGGTAAAAATAAAAGAAGCGAAGTTTATTTTGAAGATTTCGATGAATCTCTGTGGCAGAAACAACGTTTTGTTTCTATAGGTTATTATGCGTTATACAATCCCGATAATGCAAATCTTGTTGTGGATGAGCTTAGTGACAAATGTGAATGGGTTTATCTCAGCCAGCTCAAAGACATAGACTTGGCAATGGATCATCGTGAAATTATAGAAAAAGCTTTATTAACGCTTAGAGAAAGAATTTCGTATAAACCGATTGGCTACAATTTGTTACCGGAAAAATTTACACTTTCAGAACTACAGAAACTTTATGAAACTATTTTAGGAAAAGAGCTTAACCGTGGAAATTTCTACAGAAAAATAAAGAATCTCGGTATTCTTAGAAAATTAGACGAGCAACGTCGTGGCGGTGCCCACAAATCTCCTGACCTCTACTCTTTTGATGAAGAAAACTATAAAAAAGCATTAGAAAACGGACTGAATAATTGGTAA
- a CDS encoding DUF3861 domain-containing protein gives MEKRNNKYQLQLNELSLKDGSSAEKKLSFEFENHDDLFKIFEVIKSKNIFEDENTANEFSLGLKLFTEVMLKNKQHPLFEDLRPAITEFMKKLKSQ, from the coding sequence ATGGAAAAAAGAAATAATAAATACCAACTTCAACTGAATGAACTGTCTCTTAAAGATGGTTCTTCAGCTGAAAAAAAACTAAGTTTTGAATTTGAAAATCATGATGACCTTTTTAAAATTTTTGAGGTGATAAAATCTAAAAATATTTTTGAGGATGAAAATACCGCAAACGAATTTAGTTTAGGGCTAAAGCTTTTCACAGAAGTGATGCTAAAAAACAAGCAACATCCTTTATTTGAAGACTTGCGACCTGCCATCACAGAATTTATGAAAAAACTGAAAAGTCAGTAA
- a CDS encoding SDR family NAD(P)-dependent oxidoreductase: MKSQNSLEKRSLRGKTVVVTGGTSGVGRAAVEAFAFEGCNIVIAARGQEALDETLNICKDLGVNAIAVSTDVSKAEEVENLVKAAVQEFGRIDIWVNNAGVMASGKFEEIPMDLHEQVIKTNLFGYMHGAYSVLPLFKEQNEGILINNVSIGGFMPAPYSAVYSATKFGIRGMMECLHGEISDYPDIHIANLYPQIQRSTGNMHSAKFSGLDFKIPPFASDPRDTAEKIVQLAKEPQKDLFPDFRSRALVNLYEMFPKIIINTASAGMRLMMKLKNAPSDSGNVLEPSSEPHQIYGETILPVPGKKTKIALVAGLGLGLAFMLLKSRKADKEIYLED, from the coding sequence ATGAAATCACAAAACAGTTTAGAAAAAAGAAGCCTTCGAGGTAAAACTGTCGTAGTCACAGGAGGAACCAGCGGAGTCGGAAGAGCTGCCGTTGAAGCCTTTGCCTTTGAAGGCTGCAATATCGTTATCGCAGCAAGAGGTCAGGAAGCTTTAGATGAAACATTAAATATTTGCAAAGATTTAGGCGTAAATGCCATTGCCGTTTCCACGGATGTTTCAAAAGCTGAAGAGGTAGAAAATCTTGTAAAAGCTGCCGTACAGGAATTTGGAAGAATCGACATCTGGGTTAACAATGCCGGAGTAATGGCAAGTGGAAAATTTGAAGAAATACCGATGGATCTTCACGAGCAGGTCATTAAAACCAATCTTTTCGGATATATGCACGGAGCATATTCGGTTTTACCGCTTTTCAAGGAACAGAATGAGGGAATTCTTATCAATAATGTTTCAATTGGCGGATTTATGCCCGCTCCTTACAGTGCTGTTTATTCGGCAACAAAATTCGGAATCCGTGGAATGATGGAATGTCTTCATGGCGAAATTTCAGATTATCCCGACATTCATATAGCCAATCTTTATCCGCAAATCCAAAGATCTACTGGAAATATGCATTCTGCAAAGTTTTCAGGACTTGATTTTAAAATCCCACCGTTTGCATCAGACCCAAGAGATACCGCTGAAAAAATTGTACAGTTGGCAAAAGAGCCACAGAAAGATCTCTTCCCAGATTTTAGATCACGGGCTTTAGTAAATCTTTACGAGATGTTTCCAAAAATCATTATCAATACCGCTTCAGCAGGAATGCGATTAATGATGAAACTTAAAAATGCTCCATCCGACTCCGGAAATGTACTTGAACCTTCATCAGAACCTCATCAAATTTATGGAGAAACCATTCTTCCTGTTCCCGGAAAGAAAACCAAAATTGCTTTGGTTGCCGGACTTGGATTAGGACTAGCTTTTATGCTACTAAAATCAAGAAAAGCAGATAAAGAAATTTATCTTGAGGATTAA
- a CDS encoding MauE/DoxX family redox-associated membrane protein: MKDFKTIFFFLRLPIAISLAGHGLVRLPKLQTFTEGMVKSMEKSAIPEALITPFGYVLPFLEAIIGISLLIGFKPKLTIYSAIALMSILILGSSSIENWSAIEAQLLHCLYLFALLWFYLKYSSEENQPLI, translated from the coding sequence ATGAAAGATTTTAAAACCATATTTTTCTTTTTAAGACTTCCAATTGCCATTTCGTTAGCAGGACACGGATTGGTAAGATTACCAAAATTACAGACCTTCACCGAAGGAATGGTAAAGTCTATGGAGAAATCGGCAATTCCTGAAGCGTTGATTACCCCTTTCGGATATGTTTTGCCATTCTTAGAAGCGATTATAGGAATTTCTCTTTTAATTGGTTTTAAACCTAAACTAACGATATATTCTGCAATTGCCTTGATGAGTATTTTGATTTTGGGAAGCAGTTCTATTGAAAATTGGTCAGCTATTGAAGCGCAACTACTCCATTGTTTGTATCTGTTTGCGCTTTTGTGGTTTTATTTAAAATACAGTTCTGAAGAAAATCAACCATTAATTTAA
- a CDS encoding PPC domain-containing DNA-binding protein: MNERILEGEFWTAKKVENNYIVSIKDKSSILQALNDFVLNQNIKSGQITGIGAVSEATLRFFDFSTKDYVDKKFDEQMEVTNISGNVSVLDEKPLLHLHITLGRQDYSAIAGHLQDAKIRGAGEFFFYPLETAIYKTKNEEVGINLYNFEKSNEKP, translated from the coding sequence ATGAACGAACGAATTTTAGAAGGCGAATTTTGGACCGCCAAAAAAGTTGAAAACAATTATATTGTTAGTATTAAAGACAAATCTAGCATTTTACAAGCTTTGAATGATTTTGTACTAAATCAGAATATCAAATCTGGTCAGATAACAGGAATTGGTGCGGTAAGTGAAGCAACGTTGAGGTTTTTTGACTTCTCGACGAAAGATTATGTCGATAAGAAGTTTGATGAACAAATGGAAGTTACCAATATTTCAGGAAATGTTTCTGTACTTGACGAAAAACCGTTGCTTCATCTTCACATTACTTTAGGACGACAGGATTATTCTGCAATTGCCGGACATTTGCAAGATGCAAAAATTCGGGGCGCAGGAGAATTCTTTTTCTATCCTTTGGAAACAGCGATATATAAAACTAAAAATGAAGAAGTAGGAATCAATTTGTACAATTTTGAAAAGTCTAACGAGAAACCTTAA
- a CDS encoding Crp/Fnr family transcriptional regulator, giving the protein MKKKQYLLQEGDVCKCLSFVNKGLLKSYFTDEKGGENINMFAFEGWWISDFKSFINQEKAVLNIDAVEETELLMITLEDYDKLMLKIPVMDRYFRILYQNSLVTKDYRLIASNSYTAEEKYLQLVQKNPGMIKRVPHNLIASYLGLAPETISRIRKKILLKG; this is encoded by the coding sequence TTGAAGAAAAAACAATATTTGTTGCAGGAAGGCGATGTTTGTAAATGCCTTTCTTTTGTTAATAAAGGTTTGCTAAAATCTTATTTTACTGATGAAAAAGGTGGTGAAAACATCAATATGTTTGCATTTGAAGGTTGGTGGATTTCAGATTTTAAGAGTTTTATCAATCAGGAAAAAGCGGTTTTGAATATCGATGCAGTTGAAGAAACAGAATTGCTCATGATCACTCTTGAAGATTATGATAAACTAATGCTGAAGATTCCAGTGATGGATCGTTACTTTAGGATTTTATACCAAAATAGTTTGGTGACGAAAGATTATCGTTTAATAGCTTCAAACAGTTATACAGCTGAGGAAAAATATCTTCAGTTAGTTCAAAAAAATCCCGGAATGATCAAAAGAGTCCCACATAATCTGATTGCATCCTATCTTGGTTTGGCTCCGGAAACGATCAGCCGAATTCGTAAGAAAATTTTGTTGAAAGGTTAA